AACACTACCAATATTACAACTTGTGATGCTTCTTATGCATTTGGAGGAATGACTTTAACAACTTCTGGAATGTATGCTGATACAAATTCAAATGTAAACGGATGTGATTCAATCGAAGTATTGAACATCGTGTTTAACACAGGATCAACCAACACTACAAATATTACAACTTGTGATGCTTCTTATGCATTTGGAGGAATGACTTTAACTACTTCTGGAATGTATGCTGATACAAATTCAAATGTAAACGGATGTGATTCTATTGAAGTATTGAACATTGTGTTTAACACAGGATCAACTAACACTACCAATATTACAACTTGTGATGCTTCTTATGCATTTGGAGGAATGACTTTAACTACTTCTGGAATGTATGCTGATACAAACTCAAATGTAAACGGATGTGATTCAATAGAAGTATTGAATATTGTATTTAACACTCCAACATCTGCAAGTTCTACCGTTGAAACATGTGATCCAGTATTTAATTTTGCAGGACAAGTCTTTACAAGTTCTACAATATTTGTAGATACGCTAAACGCTTCCAATGGTTGTGATTCTGTTCATACTTATAATATTGTTCTTCATCCAAAAGTATATGGTGATACTTTAGATATTGCAACTTGTGATTTCCCTTATACTCATAATGGACTTCAATATTCTACTGCAGGATTAAATCAAATTACGACCACTTCAACTGTCACGGGTTGTGATTCAATTTACTATTTGGATATCGTATTCAATGAAACACATGATACAGTGGTTACTGTAAGTGATATTTGTGAGTCTTATTATGTATTTAACCAAGACACTTTAACGGCTTCGGGAGTACATGTTTTCAACTTTGCATCTGTTGCTGGATGTGATTCTGTTGTAAATCTTCATTTATCATTTGCACCAGACTTAACACCGCAGATATTGGTAAACCAGTTCGTACTAAGTGTACCAAATACCTATAATTCTTATCAATGGTATTCGTGTACAACGAATCAGCCTATTTCAGGTGCTGTTGGGAATAGTTTTGCCCCAACTGTAGATGGTGATTACTATCTAATAGTAGAAAGTGCTTATGGTTGTACGCATCAATCAGAATGTGTGGAATTCAGAGGAATCTCTGTTGAAGAGTATTTGTTTGCAAATATCACAATGTATCCAAATCCAACAACAGGAAAAATTTATATGACATTCTCACAAGAGTTTGATTATCAAATTTTGAACAAGGTAAGAGTAATGAATTCTTTGGGTCAGGCAATTTTTGAGAGCTCAGAAATTACTTCAAATAAAGAAATTAATCTCTCAGATTTCCAAAACGGGATTTACTTTGTAGAATTCTCATCAGTGTATGGGAATAAAATTCAAAAGAAAATCATTAAACAGTAATTGTAGAATGATCTTTAGTAAACTTTAATTTTATAAAAAAAGCTACTCATCACGAGTAGCTTTTTTTTTATGGAATTCTTTTCGATAATTTTGAAAATAGGACCATTTATGGTATTATACCGTTTGCGGCGTTAATTTACTCACTGTTTAAGCTCTTCCGAAAAATCGGGACAAGCTATTCGAAGAGGAAAGAGAGATGTTAAGCAACACAAACACCCCAAAAAAGAGACTAAAACCTATGGGGATATTAACGGGTCTAATAGGAATTTTGTTAAGAAAAGTATACAATGAAAACAGATAGAAAACAAGCCCAAAAAGCTTTTGTTAGACTTCTTGATATCATGGACGATTTAAGGACTCAATGTCCATGGGATATCAAACAAACAAATGAAACACTGAGTTATCTCACCATAGAGGAAACTTATGAATTAGTAGATGCCATTCGGGAGAATGATGCAGAGGAAATAAAAAAAGAACTCGGAGATATATTTCTACACTTAGTTTTCTATTCTAAAATAGGAGAAGAAAACGAACAGTTCACGATAACAGAAGTGCTGAATGCAATATCTGATAAACTAATCTTTAGACATCCTCATATTTATGGAGATACTCAGGTGAAAGATGCAAAAGAAGTACTTGAAAATTGGGAGAAAATTAAACTTGCCGAAAAATCTCAGAAAAAAGATCAATCGGTATTAGCAGGAGTTCCAAAATCGCTTCCAAGTATGGTGAAAGCCCTTAGAATTCAAGAAAAAGTTAGGGGAGTGGGTTTTGATTGGTCTGAGATAGACGATGTAAAAGCTAAAATAACAGAAGAACTAAATGAGCTTGAAGTTGAGGTGAGTGTTGAGCATCAAAAAAATATGGAGTCAGAAATGGGAGATGTCCTCTTTGCAGTGATTAACTATGCACGACATTTAGGGATAAACCCAGAAAATGCTTTAGCAAAGACCAATGAGAAGTTTATCAAACGTTTTAGATTCATGGAACAAACAATTAAAGAAGATAAACAAGACATCACTCAAATGAATCTTGAAGAAATGGATATTTATTGGGATCAAGCCAAGCGAAGCCTAAAGTCTTAGTTTTTTTCTATTAGAATACCTTAAAACACACAAAGCCTTACCAAGTACTTGGTAAGGCTTTGTGTGTTTTGAAAATAACGATCCGCCATATCTGTTATACTATTTATGTTGTTGATATACTCACTGGAATAATGCCCCTTTGAATAGCTTGTCCCGATTTTTCGGGAAGGGAAGACGATGTCCTAAAAGAAATACTCCAAAAAAGAAACTACAACCTATGGGTAAATTAACGCCATAAACGGTTTAAAACACATTTTTAGAATTTGTAGATACAAGAATTTTGCAAGATATGATATAAAAAGATAAATATAAAAAATAGTTAATACCATAAGTTTGCCCGTTAATACCCTTTTTTGCTTTGTTCAGGATATTTTTTTTTTTACAATAGATTTTTATTCGAATATTGTAAAAAGAAGAATGATGAATCTTATGAAACAAGCGCTATCCCACTTATTATCTTTTCTCATCCCTTTTACGCTTTTAAGACAAATTGGAATAGGGACTACTAGACCGCATCCATCCTCAATGGTAGAGGTAAGTTCAACAAATAGAGGTTTTTTACAACCCAGACTTACCATTGCCGAAAGGATGACTATTAGTACCCTATTACCTGTCTTCTGATTGACAGTTTGTCTCTATGCTGTATCAAATAGATCGTAGATATTGTAGTAAAATAGAGCTATAGGTTAGAATGTGTTCAAGAGTAAACTCAATTATGAATATAACTATATGTTAATATACAAAAGTGCACTATGTGATTATAATATATATATATTTGTTTTTCATGAATATGTATCATGAGAGAATAATTAATAGGTGAGAGAATTTATTTAGGAACAACTATGGCTCTTTTTATTCCATTTATAGTGTTATAAATATATGGAGGCATAAGAAAGGATTCATTAGCTAGACTATAAACAAGAGTAAAAAACTCGTTTTAAAAAACAATTAACTATCGCATATCATATATTTATCGCATTTTTTTTCTGTGGTTTATTCAAACTTAGTGCAGAGCCCGCTGATACGGTATATTCGGAGGTGGATTCTTTGTGGCAAGTTTATCAGAAAGAAAAGAAGGATTTTGATAAAACCTGCAATCTTATTCTCCGTATCCATCATAAAAATGAGGAGGCGTTTGATAATTTTCGGAATATACCCATAACTCCTTTTAAAGAGTCGTATTTTTCTGCTTTAGAAAGCTTATTGAAAGAACCTACAGTACTGAGTGAAAAAGGTATTTTAGATAGTGTACAATTTGCCAAGGCTCACTATATTTATCTACAAGAAGATTATCACAAAACTATAGAGTATAGTCGATTTTTATTAAAAGAACCTCATTTTACGGGAACTCTTCTGCGTGCTAAACTATATCTTATGCTTAGTGATGCGCTATATAGATTAGAGCGTTATGATGAAGCGCTTCGGTTGCTTTGGGAGCGAAAAGCCACTTTTGAAAAATTAAACTCGGAAGAATGGAATCGAAGAAATATGGTCAATCAGGCTTCAGCCCTCATGTATCATAAAATGAAAAATTATCCAATGGCAAGGTCGTTATATCTTAAAGGAATACAGGAGCTTAAAGGTGTATCTGATTTTTTTTCCGTAGCATCTCTATATAACAATATTGGTTTAACTTATGAGAGAGAGCATAAAAAAGACAGTGCTATTCTATACTATGATTTAGCCATAGAACAAATAAAAGAAACGATAAAGAATGTTCCACTCTACGAAGGTCCTCGGGGATATCGGGAGCATTTTCTAAATGTGGTAGAATCCAATCGTGCTGTACTGGATATCGGGAATGGAGAAATGCAAGAAATTATAAAAGCATTAAAAAAAGAAATCGCATCTTCTCAAAGAGTCAGGGAGTATCATATTTATATAAGTGCTTATAACCAGCTGGGGAGAATAAGTTTTTTACAAGGAGATTACAAAAAAAGTTTAGAATACCTAGATAAAGCTTTGCAAAAAATAAAAGAAAAGCGGTCTGCTAGAGCGCATATTACGAACTTGAAGTGGCGATCGAGGGTTTTATTAAAACTAGATAAAATAGACCAAGCAAATTTACTTTATCAGCAAATTGCGAAGATTGAAGATTCTTTAGAAATTGCAGGATCCATACGCCGTACAGAAATAGCAACAGTCCGTTTTGAAACCCACAAGAAAGAAAGAGCCCTAGAGCAGCATAAACTCGCTTTGGTAGAGAAAGAAATTCAAATTGCTAAGAAAAATCAATACCAATATATCCTTGTTGCATCCTCAATAATATTGTTCCTGTTGTTACTTTCCGCTTATTTGTTTTTGCGAAAAGAAAAATTACAAAAAGAGATAGTAGAAAAAACTTTAGATGAAAAGAATCTAATGTTAAAAGAAATCCATCATCGGGTAAAAAATAATCTTCAAATTATCTCTAGTATTCTAAAAGTACAAGGCGTAAAATCCAATGAGCCAAATTTTAAACAGATGATGCAAGATGGTCAAGATAGGATCAAAGCAATGGCATTGATTCACGAAAAACTGTATCAAACCGACGATTTTAAAAATATTGATTTTAGAAAATATACTCAAGAACTCATTAAAAGCATCAAAGTATCCAATGGGCATTTTGGCGTAGAGAAAGTAGAAATAATTATGGAGATACCAGCCATCCAATTCCATATAGATACAGCTATTCCAATCGGTTTAATCTTGAATGAACTGATTAGTAATTGCTATAAGTATGCTTTTCCTAATAACAGAAAAGGAAGTATTTATATTGGGATTAATAATTCTTTAGATGGTTTTAATGAAATAGTGGTAAAAGACAATGGCGTAGGATTTTCAAAAAAACCATCTGAAAAAGAAAAAAACACCTCATTTGGTCTAAAGATGGTGGAAGGTTTAGTATGGCAATTAAATGGGAAAGTCGATATTTCATCCAATGAAAACGGAACTTCTGTAAAAATCTATTTTAAAAATAAGTATTCAAAAAAGGCAGTATGAAAAAAGGAATTAGTGTTCTGATTGTGGAAGATGAGTTTATTACACTTCACAGTATACAAGAATCTCTTCTGGAGATGAATTATCAGATAGCAGGAGTGGCAAAAAATGCTGAAGAAGCAATAACAATATTAGATACAGAAGAAGTGGATTTTGCTTTTCTAGATATCCATATCCAAGGTGAGCATGATGGGATTTGGTTAGGAACTTTAATCAATGAAAGATATAAAATTCCTTTTGCTTTTCTCACAGCTTTTGGAGATAGCAAAACGGTGAACTCTGCCTTAAAAACAGAACCTTATGGGTATTTGCTTAAACCATTTAACACGATAGATATTTACACCTCTATAGAAGTGGCTTTAAGAAAATTTCATAAGATACAGCAGAAAGAAGACATTAATCCTACAGAAAAAATAAACGAAAGTACCAACAAACCTTTTCTGATTAATGACCATCTATTTATAAAAGAACAACATCTATACTCAAAAATAAATGTCAGTGATATTCTGTATATAAAATCGGAGTTGAAGCATATTTCCTTGACTACAGCAAAAAAGTCCTATAACCTAAGATATTCCCTAAAAGAATTTGCACAAATATTGCCTAATCAAAGTTTCTTTCAAACCCACCGATCTTATTTGGTGAATATCACAATGGTGGATCATATTGGTTCAAATATTCTTATTGTCAACAAAACAGAAATTCCTATAAGTGCTCAAAGAAGGAATGAGATTTATAAATTGTTCAATTTTGTTTGATTTTTGGGTATTTTTAAGGTGTTGGGTTGTTTATTCATCTATTATATGATAGTCTTGGTATTGCGGTTATTGATGTGTGATTGTTGATTTTGTGTTCATCGTTTCTCTATCTCAAAAGTTTTATGAAGCTGATAAACCCATAAAACACTCAATAAATTTTATTGAGTGTTTTTATTTGCAAATAACTGTTTATGATTTTCATATATAGTCTTTTTTATAGTTACGTATTGTGATTATGAATTATCAATTGTTACTTATGAATTGTATTTTTTCATTTTTGATAGTGCAATAAGCTTTACTTTTTTGATTTCTGTGAATCATCAATGCTTATAAATGATAAAAAAATAGCAAGCTCAAAACGTTGTTGTTTTGAGCTTGCTCATGATATTTTATTTTTTAAAATAATGGTAAACTAAAATATATAATTATGAGAAATTGGTGCTGTTTTTTAAAGGGTCGTTTTTGTTTTATTATGCTTATCAGTTTATTATAGCTGTCTTTTTGCAGTTTGTGGCTATTTTGTCAGTTCTGGTATCCTATAAAGTATAGACAGGTCTTGGCTTTAGCCTTACATTGGTTTTCAAATAACTATAGTGTTATTTATAACTTTAGACTAATCTTTTATGCAACGTACTGCACAGCCTAGCCCCCTTGCTATACCGCTATTTAGGACAATTCCACTATTATTACTGATATAAGCCACTGAAGCTCCCCATCCCGACATAATGGTACTGTTCCAACTATTTAAACTATTTCCAGAGTAACTTACATTACCGAGGGCTAACCGCAACCCCGAACAAGAGAACGCAAGTGTGCTCTCAACACCTCTTTCTCTTCCATCGCTATGGGTAAGTGGATACGCTGATGAACTAATACCTTCAAGATTAAACAAGTCTAGATATTCAGTCCTTGTAGGCACTCGGAAGCCTGGAGGGCAAGGATTGTTATCACCCGATTCATCCTGCCATAAGCCATCTTCTGTTGGGTTAGGGGAAGAACCAAAGTCTAGCCAATTACCATTTTGGGAGCTTGGCATGATATCGCTTCTATAAAATGTTGAATTGTTAGGAGTTGTTGTTTGAGAATGGTCATTAGAAATTGTGGTTGTAACAGGAGTACCTGTTGTTGAGTTTGTCCAGTTGATCAATTCATGCCCATCGGAATAACGTCCCCATTGAAACATACTACCATAAGCATGATAATCAGAATAGGTGCTTGCTTGTTGAGCTGGAGCAAAGATCCCTGGTATATTCATATTGGCATAGTTGGCTCCTAAATTGTTATTTAACCAAATGTTACCATCGGCTGCTGTAACAGGTAAGTAGATAAAATCATGATATCGGCCTGTTGAACCACCAGTAAGAGTAGTTGTTTCTCCAAATTTACGGTCTGGAATCCCTGGGGTAATTCGTAAGGTAACATTTCCTGTATTACCTAGAGTACTATCTAAGGGTATATTAAATGTAGCAATCGTTAAACCATTATTATCCGTACCTAATCCTTTATTAAGATCAAGCTTTATAGGATACATATTGCTGGTTTCAGCTTTTATGGTAGCCTCAATAAAACCTTTTCCAACAGGGATATTATTTCGTGCTTCCCAACTTAGTGTAACCTGATGTGCTATTCCTCCACCGTCAGTAGATGCTTCTGTTTGAGAAGGTCTAATATGAGCGGAGGCTACTGTTACGGTTTGGCTAAACGCAAGGAGATTTACAGGGCTATTGGTTACGGTATAGGGTATTTTTAGGGTTTTACCCGTAGTGGTTAACTCTCCACCAATATCTATCAATGTCTCGGTACTTCCTCCTGCTGCCTCACTCCCTGTAGCTGAAGCTGAGGTAGGAGTGTTATAAGGAAAATAATCATCATCATATATCGAAAGGATTGCCAAATTTACTCCATCGCTTAGCTCAATATTGGCAGGTAAAGTTGGTGGAGGTGATACAGTGGTTCTGTTAAAACTACAAGAAGGAGAGGTGTTTATGGTGAAACTGTGCGTCCCTAGAGCTGTAGGAGTACCGCTTGCTATCAGTTCTATGGTTTGGCTACCTAGGGCAGAAAAGACACCCGATTTTGCAAAAGTAACACCATTGGCTTCTGCCTCTATAGAATAAGTTCCTTCTTTTGTTACCTCTACTGTTATTGTCTGTGTGACGCTATTTGCGGTAATAGAAGCACCAGACCCTAAAATCCCTGTGCTTGCAGTGTTACAATCTGTAATATTAGAGATCATAGCAGTACCGTTTGTGCTTGTATCAGCAGAGATAGTAAGTTTCCAATGAGATCCTATATTGCCTGTTATACCTGTGTAAATTTCTATAGACTTACTGTCTGTATTATAAATAAGTAATCCTTGTGCAGGATCTACTAGAGCATCTCTTTGTGCTTGAGTAAGTCTCGGTAGCAAAAATCCTTTAGATGTACTCGATATTTCTAAAATTGCCGAGCTATGGGGCGTTGTGGTCCCTATTCCGACCTGAGCTTGTAGAATATAGGCTAGCAATAAGGGAATGAGTTGGAGAGTTAAGCGTTTCATGCGAAGTTTTTATATTTCACAACAAAAAAACTAAGAAATAAATAGAAATTGACTAAAATTTCGTGAACGAGGCAAAATAGGGTATGAATGAGTCAACTTGGGGTATTAATGATTTTTATATATGGTCTTTTTTGTGGCTTGTGCATTTTTCTTTTTCTGTATGGAGAAATCTCTATTTTCATTCTACTAAGTATTTCGATTTATTTCTACTATGTCAAAAAGTGATGAACTTTAGGAAAAGATAGATTAGAAAAAAAACAAAGCCTTACCAAGTAATTGGTAAGGCTTTGTTGATGTTTAGAATTTAATTAGGTTTAATTTCTAATCTTTTTAACGATTGTTTTTTGATCCATTTTGATGTGAATAAAGAACACACCTTCCGATAAGAGTTCGTCACTTAAATCAATTTCAGATTGAGCTTTTAGGATAAGCTGTTTGTAAGCCAGTTGTTGCCCAAGGCTATTGAAAATCTCTATTTCAACAGTTTTCGATTGATTTTCATCAATTGGTTTAAAAATAATTGTATTATTGGTTTGATCCAGAAGTACTTCTTCAAAATGATCTGTTTCAGTTACCACTTTCTTTTTACTCAATACCACACTTTCTACATCGTCAATATTAAAGGCTTTTTGGTTCGCACCATTAATAAGTAGCGTTTCAGAAAGATTCTTTTTAAGGCTAAAGTGCTTTAAGTAAAGACTCACATTTGGTTGATCTTCATATTGGAAAACAGAAATCGCCATATTTTTATTTTCATAAACGGCAGCACCAACCAATTCGTCATTTTGGTTGAAAACAGCTATTTCATCACCCGTAGAAATATCAAATTTGAAATGATCAAGAAGAATTCCTAAATGCATATTCTCCGAAGATTTTTTCTTAATGAGATACTTTTTCGGTTGAAGTGGTTGTGCCATTTTTAGCATCGGAAGCGTAACATTGTTTGCTGCATATATCAACGTATCTATAGAAGACATATTGATCTGGTAACCTTCTCCAGGATTCATATTTCCAATATTGTTAATAGAGAACTGAGGCCAATAAACATCACCTTGAGAATTCTTGACAATAAAGATATTGTTATTAATACTTGATAATGCATTGCTAATATTAGCTCCATTTTTTCGCAAATATCCTAGATAAGACCATCCTTGTGGAAGCTCTAAAATATGTTCGGTAGGATCTATTTGTGCTCCAGAAAGTGACCAAATAATATTCTGATTTGCTCTAATTTTGTAAGCTTTACCTATCGTTAGCGTATCAATATTATCAATATTATACACTGGCCAGAACACCTGTCCGTTTTCGTCTTTCACTAATTCAATATTAGAAAGAATACTTTGTAGAGTATTGTTTAAGCTATCGTTTTCAGGATCGATATTGGTAGAAACAAGATTCCACCCGTTGTTTAGAGAAATTTGTTGTAAACCATCTGAACTTATTTTAGCTACCGCAGAAATTCCATTATCAATATATTGATCAGAATTCGGCATATTGGTATTGTAATTTACGGTTACGTCATAAGTAGTTTGATTAGACGCTTTATAAATTTTCCAAATAAACGTTTCATTGTTTTGGAAACCATTATCTGTTGGTGCATCATTTCCATAAGCTGCAATAGTAGCTGAGCTATTATTCCAAGTAATTTTTCCTCCACATTTTAACGCATTTCCATTCATATAAAACACGCCAATAACATCACCAGCAGACAATGCTTGCCCTGCAAGGTTTATATCTGCGGTGTCAGGAACTAAAATAGTATGATTTTCTGAGGTAATAATTACGTCCCAAAGCGTGCTAGTAGAAGGATCATAACTACAAGTTCCATTGTCTGTATTTGCGTTTGCATCATAATTTAGTGCATTTGTATCTGTACATCCAAAGACTTTAGGAATACAAGAATTAGCCGTATCTGAATTCGCACTTGGGTTATAATTAAAGGCATTAGAATCAAGACATCCATAAATGAATGGAATACACGATCCGTCATCTGTATTTGCGTTTGCATTATAA
This is a stretch of genomic DNA from Flavobacteriales bacterium. It encodes these proteins:
- a CDS encoding T9SS type A sorting domain-containing protein, with product NTTNITTCDASYAFGGMTLTTSGMYADTNSNVNGCDSIEVLNIVFNTGSTNTTNITTCDASYAFGGMTLTTSGMYADTNSNVNGCDSIEVLNIVFNTGSTNTTNITTCDASYAFGGMTLTTSGMYADTNSNVNGCDSIEVLNIVFNTPTSASSTVETCDPVFNFAGQVFTSSTIFVDTLNASNGCDSVHTYNIVLHPKVYGDTLDIATCDFPYTHNGLQYSTAGLNQITTTSTVTGCDSIYYLDIVFNETHDTVVTVSDICESYYVFNQDTLTASGVHVFNFASVAGCDSVVNLHLSFAPDLTPQILVNQFVLSVPNTYNSYQWYSCTTNQPISGAVGNSFAPTVDGDYYLIVESAYGCTHQSECVEFRGISVEEYLFANITMYPNPTTGKIYMTFSQEFDYQILNKVRVMNSLGQAIFESSEITSNKEINLSDFQNGIYFVEFSSVYGNKIQKKIIKQ
- the mazG gene encoding nucleoside triphosphate pyrophosphohydrolase; its protein translation is MKTDRKQAQKAFVRLLDIMDDLRTQCPWDIKQTNETLSYLTIEETYELVDAIRENDAEEIKKELGDIFLHLVFYSKIGEENEQFTITEVLNAISDKLIFRHPHIYGDTQVKDAKEVLENWEKIKLAEKSQKKDQSVLAGVPKSLPSMVKALRIQEKVRGVGFDWSEIDDVKAKITEELNELEVEVSVEHQKNMESEMGDVLFAVINYARHLGINPENALAKTNEKFIKRFRFMEQTIKEDKQDITQMNLEEMDIYWDQAKRSLKS
- a CDS encoding tetratricopeptide repeat protein: MWQVYQKEKKDFDKTCNLILRIHHKNEEAFDNFRNIPITPFKESYFSALESLLKEPTVLSEKGILDSVQFAKAHYIYLQEDYHKTIEYSRFLLKEPHFTGTLLRAKLYLMLSDALYRLERYDEALRLLWERKATFEKLNSEEWNRRNMVNQASALMYHKMKNYPMARSLYLKGIQELKGVSDFFSVASLYNNIGLTYEREHKKDSAILYYDLAIEQIKETIKNVPLYEGPRGYREHFLNVVESNRAVLDIGNGEMQEIIKALKKEIASSQRVREYHIYISAYNQLGRISFLQGDYKKSLEYLDKALQKIKEKRSARAHITNLKWRSRVLLKLDKIDQANLLYQQIAKIEDSLEIAGSIRRTEIATVRFETHKKERALEQHKLALVEKEIQIAKKNQYQYILVASSIILFLLLLSAYLFLRKEKLQKEIVEKTLDEKNLMLKEIHHRVKNNLQIISSILKVQGVKSNEPNFKQMMQDGQDRIKAMALIHEKLYQTDDFKNIDFRKYTQELIKSIKVSNGHFGVEKVEIIMEIPAIQFHIDTAIPIGLILNELISNCYKYAFPNNRKGSIYIGINNSLDGFNEIVVKDNGVGFSKKPSEKEKNTSFGLKMVEGLVWQLNGKVDISSNENGTSVKIYFKNKYSKKAV
- a CDS encoding LytTR family transcriptional regulator DNA-binding domain-containing protein; amino-acid sequence: MKKGISVLIVEDEFITLHSIQESLLEMNYQIAGVAKNAEEAITILDTEEVDFAFLDIHIQGEHDGIWLGTLINERYKIPFAFLTAFGDSKTVNSALKTEPYGYLLKPFNTIDIYTSIEVALRKFHKIQQKEDINPTEKINESTNKPFLINDHLFIKEQHLYSKINVSDILYIKSELKHISLTTAKKSYNLRYSLKEFAQILPNQSFFQTHRSYLVNITMVDHIGSNILIVNKTEIPISAQRRNEIYKLFNFV